In Desulfomonile tiedjei DSM 6799, a genomic segment contains:
- a CDS encoding 4Fe-4S dicluster domain-containing protein, whose product MSNPEKPESQPGETLDRVHLFHDSERCIGCYSCELHCKMKNNLPVGPRLCRIIEIGPRTRQHTLKMDFHFLPCFHCENPFCANVCPTGAIQKRVKDGIVFVDSKLCIGCKCCIAACPWGVPQWNPETGKIVKCDYCMDRIDKGLKPACATGCLTQCLHFGKVGEASDLLRKRYAEALESTDKAVGKVTQVL is encoded by the coding sequence ATGTCGAATCCTGAAAAACCTGAATCACAGCCCGGAGAAACTTTGGACAGAGTCCACCTGTTCCATGATTCGGAACGATGTATCGGCTGCTACAGTTGTGAGCTTCACTGCAAGATGAAGAACAATCTTCCCGTGGGGCCGCGTCTGTGCAGGATTATCGAAATAGGCCCGAGAACACGTCAACATACATTAAAGATGGATTTCCATTTCCTTCCGTGCTTCCACTGCGAAAACCCTTTTTGCGCGAATGTATGCCCGACCGGCGCTATTCAGAAGCGCGTTAAAGACGGAATCGTGTTTGTGGACTCAAAGCTTTGCATCGGATGCAAATGTTGCATAGCGGCTTGTCCCTGGGGTGTCCCCCAGTGGAATCCCGAAACCGGCAAGATCGTCAAATGCGACTACTGCATGGATCGCATCGATAAGGGGCTCAAGCCTGCGTGCGCAACAGGTTGTCTGACCCAGTGCCTGCATTTCGGAAAGGTGGGCGAAGCGTCGGACCTGCTGAGAAAACGTTATGCGGAAGCATTGGAAAGCACTGACAAAGCCGTCGGCAAAGTGACACAGGTGTTGTGA
- a CDS encoding sulfite exporter TauE/SafE family protein, with product MKHKGWVIAGLVIAVALAAVLLAASGADAGKLEDALAKTPQGTGVGQIDQNAPKGFFGIPGAPSFFLLWPILWGIWVGWIFSSVGAFGGIMAGVGHITVFGLGDYARSFKDTNPVLNKLLTDSIRTSNQYLVGLSALISSTTYYRMGRLVLPLGVCLAAGGILGAYLIPVLTAGKISLREYIGYFGITVLVIGGFLFYETTPAGQKSKKAAKAAADAFEREHMGKGGGSATNHAAAGVQVKSWGASRISFTFYGVEFSFNPIIPIIGGFVIAAISAFIGVGGGFLYVPFLTSIAGLPMYIVAGTSALAVLISMITSIFTYMFVKGIPVDLSFIGVELIGIIIGSILGPMTSKKIPDIWLKRLFVVLALYVGIGYATKGFLGKSIFPGM from the coding sequence ATGAAGCACAAAGGTTGGGTCATTGCAGGATTAGTGATTGCAGTGGCTTTGGCTGCCGTACTGCTGGCTGCTTCGGGAGCGGACGCAGGTAAGCTCGAAGACGCGCTGGCAAAGACTCCCCAGGGAACGGGTGTCGGACAGATAGATCAGAATGCTCCGAAAGGTTTCTTCGGTATCCCGGGAGCACCCAGTTTCTTTCTCCTTTGGCCTATCCTCTGGGGAATCTGGGTCGGATGGATTTTCTCGTCAGTCGGCGCGTTCGGCGGGATCATGGCAGGAGTCGGTCATATCACGGTGTTTGGGCTGGGCGATTACGCACGGTCCTTTAAAGACACAAACCCCGTTCTCAACAAACTGCTCACTGACTCGATACGAACCAGCAACCAATATTTGGTGGGCTTATCCGCCCTCATTTCTTCAACGACGTACTATAGAATGGGGCGTCTTGTGCTTCCCCTCGGTGTCTGTCTTGCGGCTGGAGGGATTTTGGGCGCATATCTGATTCCCGTTCTCACGGCCGGAAAGATAAGCCTCAGGGAGTACATTGGATACTTCGGCATAACAGTTCTCGTGATCGGCGGATTCCTCTTCTATGAGACCACTCCTGCCGGCCAAAAGAGTAAGAAGGCGGCCAAGGCAGCAGCGGACGCATTCGAGCGCGAGCACATGGGCAAAGGCGGCGGCTCGGCCACCAACCATGCTGCAGCAGGCGTTCAGGTCAAGAGCTGGGGCGCCAGCCGGATAAGTTTTACGTTTTATGGCGTGGAATTCTCTTTCAACCCCATCATCCCAATCATCGGTGGTTTCGTGATCGCTGCAATCTCTGCCTTTATCGGAGTCGGCGGCGGCTTCCTGTACGTTCCGTTTCTAACTTCCATTGCCGGACTGCCCATGTACATCGTTGCAGGGACCTCGGCGCTGGCGGTTCTCATCAGTATGATAACCTCGATTTTCACGTATATGTTCGTGAAGGGTATTCCTGTTGACCTGTCCTTTATCGGAGTCGAATTAATTGGTATAATAATCGGGTCGATCCTCGGACCCATGACTTCCAAGAAAATCCCCGATATCTGGTTAAAGAGACTCTTTGTTGTCCTGGCACTCTACGTAGGCATCGGTTACGCCACAAAAGGTTTTCTGGGTAAATCCATATTCCCCGGAATGTAA
- a CDS encoding IS4 family transposase — MTFILSIAASGKGKGVDMKSGEFFRHARILGLWPDAEAIHRSALTKARKKVDWRIFRQILDDAVGLAYECWPKSPKDEWHGMSTHAIDGSDYTLPAADELRAEFDPESGLGQAGKGHYPQCLVCTLYDVFRRLPIARTVVPVNSSERDQAKHLLPLVPEGSVLLLDRGYPGYEFLSYLLDKFKGYFVIRCPATSTFATVKEFIRSGKSEAEIVIPPTSNYLSQVTAEQRKAAKPIRVRVIRLSNPDGTLSVLLTNLYDKVEFPRQEITDLYFRRWEIESYFRDEKIGLEIEKFHGKTCNSVLQELFAAAIMAVISRTLMAISTQLLGGELGEPQFKNAVMTLASEAAVLAADDPERAIEIFQDILKEIYRVKYYRPNSQRPPQPRVNKQSKNKWLYRRYKNVPAA; from the coding sequence ATCACCTTCATCTTGTCCATTGCCGCCAGTGGAAAGGGTAAAGGAGTGGACATGAAATCCGGTGAATTCTTTCGACATGCCAGAATTCTTGGCCTTTGGCCTGACGCCGAGGCGATCCATCGAAGCGCGCTCACCAAGGCGCGCAAAAAGGTGGATTGGAGGATCTTTCGGCAAATACTCGATGATGCGGTTGGTCTGGCTTATGAGTGTTGGCCTAAGAGCCCGAAGGACGAGTGGCATGGTATGTCCACTCATGCGATAGATGGCTCCGACTATACGCTTCCAGCCGCCGATGAGCTCAGGGCCGAGTTTGATCCTGAGAGCGGACTTGGGCAAGCGGGCAAAGGACATTATCCTCAGTGTCTTGTATGCACGCTCTATGACGTCTTCAGACGTCTGCCCATCGCAAGAACTGTGGTCCCGGTGAATTCTTCGGAGCGGGACCAAGCCAAACATCTCCTGCCCCTCGTGCCTGAGGGAAGTGTCTTGCTCCTGGATCGAGGTTACCCAGGATATGAATTTCTCAGCTACCTTTTGGACAAGTTCAAAGGCTATTTCGTGATACGTTGCCCCGCAACGTCCACCTTCGCCACAGTAAAGGAATTCATTCGGAGCGGGAAGAGCGAAGCCGAAATCGTGATTCCTCCGACATCGAACTATCTCAGCCAGGTGACGGCTGAACAACGAAAGGCCGCCAAGCCCATCAGAGTGAGAGTCATCAGACTGTCCAATCCTGACGGAACCCTCTCGGTTCTCCTGACGAATCTTTACGACAAGGTGGAGTTTCCGAGACAGGAGATCACTGACCTCTATTTCAGGCGATGGGAAATCGAGAGCTATTTCCGGGATGAAAAGATTGGGCTCGAAATCGAAAAATTTCATGGCAAAACCTGCAACAGCGTCCTGCAAGAACTCTTTGCAGCTGCGATCATGGCTGTGATCTCAAGAACTCTCATGGCCATTTCCACCCAGTTACTCGGTGGAGAGCTCGGAGAACCTCAGTTCAAGAATGCGGTCATGACGCTCGCGTCTGAAGCCGCCGTGCTCGCCGCAGACGATCCTGAAAGAGCCATCGAAATCTTTCAGGATATTCTCAAAGAAATCTATCGTGTCAAATACTATCGACCAAACAGTCAGCGACCACCCCAACCAAGGGTGAACAAGCAAAGCAAAAACAAATGGCTTTACCGCAGGTACAAAAATGTCCCCGCAGCTTAA
- a CDS encoding molybdopterin-dependent oxidoreductase: METVKYSQCEMCSARCPIEVTLNDGVVSTIFGNPNVGSIGTRLCAKGAAGKWFLYDTEKPGGPKIRVGPRGGGEWRDVSWDEAYTYVAERMSRIKEKFGPESVLVGYRGSLNNEFVKSFARGYGTPNDFTHNSVCPLSLHTACQATLGVGRKALGFDIENAEYVVLYGRNIFESLTVAEVNQLMAAMDNGVKIVTVDPRASKTAVRSYYWVKIRPGGDWAFNLALMNEIIKNRLYDEGFVNTWVKDFDALRRYVEPYTPEWAEKETDVEPAAIRKLAREFGEAKPKVIFHIGWFAARYVTEFHMRRSILFLNALMGSYETPGGLFFKKGLGDTGRKGMKELPGTIEAPKGDRFDCIGPGKKFPIVEKSQGIAHMLAEAIETEQPYPVKGLMIYRFDPLYSVPDTKRLIHALDKLDLIVAVDVNWSNTAWYADVVLPETHFLERGDPIQERKGLKPILALRKKVVDPLLDTRPAWQIFKELAERLGFGDKFFYTDIDDYNAWKLSETGIELAEFEKTGVVNLAKDKIYYDRQTGLKFKTPSKKIEVISSKMEENGLESLPPYENLQVPEGKLRLIIGRNPLYTQGSMSNNKFIKEVLWNHPLWMHKDVAARLGVKDGDSVLVRNEIGSGTATVFTTDGIHPEAVFMPHGFGKKAKAQKYAYGVGLADSELQGVVSDFVGGSAAMQECFVEIEKM, translated from the coding sequence ATGGAAACAGTAAAATACAGTCAATGCGAAATGTGTTCGGCACGATGTCCCATTGAAGTGACGCTCAATGACGGAGTGGTGTCCACCATTTTCGGCAACCCTAATGTGGGATCGATTGGCACTCGACTCTGCGCAAAAGGAGCAGCGGGAAAATGGTTCCTCTATGACACGGAAAAGCCGGGCGGTCCAAAAATCAGAGTGGGGCCGAGAGGCGGTGGAGAGTGGCGCGATGTTTCATGGGACGAAGCATATACATACGTTGCCGAACGAATGAGCCGCATCAAGGAAAAATTCGGTCCCGAGAGTGTTCTCGTCGGCTACAGAGGCAGCCTGAACAATGAGTTCGTAAAATCCTTTGCCCGCGGCTACGGTACTCCGAACGACTTTACTCATAACAGCGTTTGCCCGTTGTCGCTGCACACGGCCTGTCAGGCCACCCTGGGAGTAGGCCGCAAGGCATTGGGCTTCGATATCGAAAACGCAGAATACGTTGTGCTCTACGGCCGTAACATATTCGAATCTCTTACGGTTGCGGAAGTGAACCAACTGATGGCCGCAATGGACAATGGGGTAAAGATCGTAACCGTCGATCCCCGCGCGTCCAAGACTGCAGTTAGGTCCTATTACTGGGTGAAGATTCGACCGGGAGGCGACTGGGCCTTCAACCTGGCGCTCATGAACGAAATCATAAAGAATCGTCTGTATGATGAGGGTTTCGTCAACACCTGGGTGAAGGATTTCGATGCATTGCGGCGCTATGTAGAGCCGTACACCCCTGAATGGGCGGAAAAAGAAACTGATGTGGAGCCTGCGGCAATCCGCAAACTCGCGAGAGAATTCGGTGAAGCAAAACCCAAGGTGATCTTCCATATCGGATGGTTTGCCGCTCGTTATGTAACCGAATTCCACATGAGACGATCCATTCTCTTCCTGAACGCGCTCATGGGCAGTTACGAGACCCCGGGAGGTTTGTTCTTCAAGAAGGGGCTTGGAGATACCGGCAGAAAGGGCATGAAAGAGCTGCCCGGCACCATAGAAGCACCGAAAGGCGATCGATTCGACTGCATCGGGCCCGGAAAGAAGTTTCCCATTGTCGAGAAATCTCAGGGAATAGCTCACATGCTGGCCGAAGCGATTGAAACCGAGCAGCCCTATCCCGTGAAAGGGCTCATGATCTACCGCTTCGACCCCTTATATTCGGTCCCTGATACGAAAAGGCTTATTCATGCGCTCGACAAACTCGATCTCATCGTGGCAGTCGATGTGAACTGGAGCAACACTGCCTGGTATGCAGACGTAGTGCTTCCTGAAACTCATTTCCTCGAGCGGGGAGATCCCATTCAGGAGCGAAAAGGGCTCAAACCGATACTTGCACTCCGTAAGAAAGTGGTGGACCCCCTTCTCGATACGCGACCCGCATGGCAGATCTTCAAAGAATTGGCTGAACGGCTCGGGTTCGGTGACAAATTCTTCTACACGGATATCGACGACTACAACGCGTGGAAACTGTCGGAAACCGGTATAGAGCTTGCCGAATTCGAAAAGACGGGTGTGGTCAATCTGGCGAAGGATAAGATCTATTACGACCGCCAGACAGGCCTCAAGTTCAAGACTCCTTCCAAGAAGATTGAGGTTATCTCCTCAAAAATGGAGGAAAACGGTCTTGAGTCGCTTCCTCCGTATGAGAATCTTCAGGTTCCGGAAGGAAAGCTACGCCTCATCATCGGAAGAAATCCCCTGTACACCCAGGGTTCCATGAGCAACAACAAGTTCATCAAGGAAGTGCTCTGGAATCATCCTCTTTGGATGCACAAGGATGTTGCAGCCCGCCTGGGCGTGAAAGACGGTGACAGCGTTCTGGTGCGAAACGAGATCGGATCGGGAACCGCTACGGTTTTCACCACGGACGGAATACATCCGGAAGCCGTATTCATGCCTCACGGATTCGGAAAGAAGGCCAAGGCTCAGAAATACGCGTACGGAGTGGGTCTCGCGGATTCCGAATTACAGGGAGTAGTATCCGATTTTGTTGGTGGAAGCGCTGCCATGCAGGAATGCTTCGTAGAAATCGAGAAGATGTGA
- a CDS encoding response regulator → MASILIFDEEADSCNLLRRVLEPEGYQVDTCNESTAALRQIASNPPDIVIAHIRHGSPEEIDMVKRIERMEAGISIITISDYFSESERSLSRDNLLIKPVEIQTIESKVRELLSKRTGYRKQNGSRTLNEH, encoded by the coding sequence TTGGCCTCGATACTGATTTTCGACGAAGAAGCGGATTCCTGCAATCTCCTGCGACGGGTACTCGAACCTGAAGGCTATCAGGTGGATACCTGCAATGAGAGTACCGCAGCACTCAGACAGATTGCATCGAATCCTCCGGACATTGTGATTGCTCATATCCGTCACGGAAGCCCCGAAGAGATCGATATGGTGAAGCGAATAGAACGGATGGAAGCAGGTATTTCGATCATCACAATTTCCGATTATTTCTCCGAAAGCGAAAGATCCCTCTCCCGGGACAATCTGCTCATAAAGCCCGTTGAGATACAAACTATCGAATCCAAAGTGCGAGAGTTGCTTTCCAAGCGAACCGGTTATCGAAAACAGAATGGGTCCAGGACACTTAACGAACACTAG
- a CDS encoding dihydroorotate dehydrogenase family protein encodes MTDNKFWQLTQDKLVGTGLAGLGIRAPFTIPSGIVTTAPSVISAIAKLPEIGFLTTKTLSLRPRAGYREPVIHEYYPGCFVNAVGLANPGAEVFLRTMQALLPLHENKPLVVSIMGENPQEFLDCALVLDPIADAFELNLSCPHVKGAGQSIGSDPEAVSEVIRSIKVRTRKPVIPKLSPNLGDIAGMARLCRDSGADALSLINTVGPGIALDQEGNPILSNVLGGLSGSGILPIGIKSVREASRAVDLPIIASGGIGSADDVRSYASVGASLFAIGSSLAGLSTPQLANFFERLMDSLNGGQQNSPQGPVRSERRMNYMKTQVIENSRLGAGIFKLVLEQGPACNPGMYFFLRLPEVGEKPFSPAWDTEPVYLVRKVGIFTEALEKLQSGDSIYMRGPYGNGFEQPWPHESVVLVGGGTGTAPILMAARRWPNSVFRAFFGFSEQVNDSFHKEMLQFVPSANIIYDRPNEIGKVVRSLAEDACSHREDYSRSRVYVCGPAAMMNAVYAVLDGIVPPERICIAREDIMKCGIGLCGTCATEQGFRSCVDGPVETRA; translated from the coding sequence ATGACAGATAACAAGTTTTGGCAATTAACTCAGGATAAGCTGGTCGGCACTGGTTTGGCCGGTTTGGGAATACGCGCTCCGTTTACCATTCCTTCGGGAATCGTCACTACCGCTCCAAGCGTAATCTCTGCGATTGCGAAATTACCTGAAATCGGATTCCTGACTACGAAAACGCTGAGTCTTCGCCCCAGGGCGGGATACCGGGAACCGGTCATTCATGAATATTATCCCGGCTGTTTTGTCAATGCTGTCGGATTGGCTAATCCGGGTGCAGAAGTATTCCTGAGGACAATGCAAGCGCTTTTGCCTTTGCACGAGAATAAACCCCTGGTGGTTTCGATAATGGGAGAAAATCCGCAAGAATTCCTCGATTGCGCCCTCGTATTGGATCCCATTGCGGATGCATTTGAACTGAATCTTTCATGCCCCCATGTGAAGGGTGCAGGCCAGAGTATCGGTTCCGATCCTGAAGCTGTGAGCGAAGTCATTCGGTCCATAAAGGTCCGAACTCGAAAACCCGTGATACCGAAGCTGTCTCCCAACCTGGGAGATATTGCAGGAATGGCCAGACTTTGCCGGGATTCGGGAGCAGATGCTTTGAGCCTTATCAATACTGTAGGACCTGGCATAGCCTTGGACCAGGAAGGTAATCCTATTTTGTCGAATGTACTGGGAGGGCTTTCCGGCTCGGGAATCCTTCCAATCGGGATAAAATCCGTTCGAGAAGCTTCACGCGCCGTCGATCTTCCCATAATTGCTTCAGGTGGCATCGGTTCTGCGGATGATGTTCGATCCTACGCGTCTGTCGGTGCTTCTCTGTTCGCGATCGGATCGTCATTGGCCGGATTGAGCACGCCACAATTGGCCAATTTTTTTGAACGCTTGATGGATTCCCTGAACGGTGGACAGCAGAATTCGCCTCAGGGACCTGTCCGTTCGGAAAGACGGATGAATTACATGAAAACTCAAGTCATAGAAAACTCCAGATTAGGGGCGGGGATATTCAAATTGGTCCTGGAACAGGGGCCTGCATGCAATCCCGGAATGTATTTTTTCCTGAGACTTCCGGAAGTAGGCGAGAAACCTTTCTCTCCTGCATGGGATACCGAGCCCGTCTATCTCGTAAGAAAAGTTGGGATCTTCACCGAAGCACTTGAAAAGTTGCAATCCGGTGATAGCATATATATGCGAGGTCCTTACGGAAACGGATTTGAACAGCCCTGGCCGCATGAATCGGTCGTGCTTGTAGGTGGCGGCACGGGAACCGCACCGATCCTTATGGCAGCCCGCCGCTGGCCCAATTCGGTATTCAGAGCTTTTTTCGGGTTCTCCGAACAGGTGAACGATAGCTTCCACAAGGAGATGCTCCAGTTCGTTCCGTCGGCGAATATTATCTACGATCGACCGAACGAGATTGGAAAAGTGGTGCGTTCACTCGCGGAAGATGCATGTTCCCACAGAGAGGATTACTCTCGAAGCCGTGTGTACGTGTGCGGGCCCGCAGCGATGATGAATGCCGTTTATGCAGTCCTCGACGGAATCGTTCCTCCCGAGCGAATCTGCATAGCACGAGAAGACATTATGAAGTGCGGGATAGGATTGTGTGGAACCTGTGCAACGGAACAGGGATTCAGATCCTGCGTGGATGGTCCCGTTGAAACGAGAGCATAA
- a CDS encoding sigma-54-dependent transcriptional regulator, giving the protein MSMLPSARLLIVDDEEDMLRLLKRSLTADLNCEIEAVPDAVSALTLLESSRFDVALADVRMPGMDGMEFLERTKTAHPELTVVMMTAYGSIDLAVQAIKQGAYDFITKPFEHDKLVHLLGKAFERTRLIHENLLLQKRVREQESFQEMVGTSPKIRKIFETIKIISNTDVTVLITGESGTGKDLAARAIHRLSQRDQGPFVAVNCPNLPENILESELFGYKKGAFTHAAQDRRGLFREAEGGTIYLDEIGDISPTLQTKLLRVLQDKEIRPLGQTKSVKVDVRIIASTNRDLAAKIQDQTFREDLFYRLNVLSLQMPSLRERPEDIPLLIQHFLEKYSKEFGKPLKRASDEVIQIFLSHPWRGNVRELENLVSRAVLMSPGEVIREEDLDWPIRETEECLVPAEVSFLPYKEAKAQVLEKFNREYVSRVLMRNNNNVTKAAKECGLERQALQQVMRRYAIRNKELLSNEDAE; this is encoded by the coding sequence ATGAGCATGCTGCCCTCAGCGCGACTCCTCATAGTCGATGATGAAGAAGACATGCTTCGGCTCCTGAAGAGAAGTCTGACGGCAGATCTGAATTGCGAGATCGAAGCCGTGCCCGATGCAGTCAGTGCCTTAACGCTCCTGGAATCCTCACGGTTCGATGTTGCCCTTGCCGATGTGCGAATGCCCGGAATGGATGGGATGGAATTTCTGGAGCGCACCAAGACAGCTCATCCTGAGCTTACCGTCGTCATGATGACTGCATACGGGAGTATCGACCTTGCTGTGCAAGCGATTAAACAGGGTGCGTACGACTTTATCACAAAGCCCTTTGAACACGACAAATTGGTGCATCTTCTCGGGAAGGCTTTTGAACGAACCAGGTTGATTCATGAAAATCTCCTCCTCCAGAAAAGGGTTCGCGAGCAGGAAAGCTTCCAGGAAATGGTAGGAACCAGCCCCAAGATCCGCAAGATTTTCGAGACCATTAAAATTATTAGCAATACAGATGTTACCGTGTTGATTACAGGTGAATCGGGAACAGGTAAAGATCTCGCAGCTCGAGCGATTCATCGACTCAGTCAAAGAGATCAGGGTCCTTTTGTTGCGGTAAATTGTCCGAATCTTCCTGAAAATATCCTTGAGAGTGAGCTGTTCGGGTACAAGAAAGGTGCTTTCACACATGCTGCCCAGGACAGAAGAGGGCTCTTCCGGGAAGCTGAAGGCGGGACAATATATCTGGACGAAATAGGCGATATTTCTCCGACACTGCAGACAAAATTGCTTCGAGTTCTCCAGGACAAGGAGATCAGGCCCCTCGGACAGACGAAATCGGTCAAAGTCGACGTGCGTATCATTGCGTCTACGAATCGGGACCTGGCCGCTAAGATCCAAGATCAGACTTTCAGAGAGGACCTCTTTTATCGGCTCAATGTACTCTCGCTGCAAATGCCGTCACTTCGAGAGCGTCCCGAAGACATCCCCTTGTTGATCCAACATTTTCTGGAGAAGTACTCGAAGGAATTCGGAAAGCCGCTGAAACGGGCGTCCGACGAAGTGATCCAGATATTTTTGTCCCATCCGTGGCGGGGCAATGTACGAGAACTGGAAAATCTCGTCAGCCGGGCTGTTCTCATGTCACCGGGAGAGGTTATCCGTGAGGAAGATCTTGATTGGCCTATCAGGGAAACGGAAGAATGCCTGGTACCTGCAGAAGTAAGTTTTCTTCCTTACAAGGAAGCCAAAGCACAGGTACTGGAGAAATTCAACCGAGAGTACGTTTCCCGCGTGCTGATGCGGAACAACAATAATGTTACAAAGGCGGCCAAGGAATGCGGTCTCGAACGGCAGGCCCTGCAACAGGTGATGCGGAGATATGCCATCAGAAACAAAGAACTCCTTTCGAACGAAGATGCTGAGTAA
- a CDS encoding two-component system sensor histidine kinase NtrB → MSDSYPLAPVWFVDVVGSSLVIVFAFLAVTYAARLARIQKSRLIWTYMLWLCAALALFGLSRGVGHIAKRYLLMMDMRDIWVSLRPYSGGINTIAFVLVASITLFFQRVQKINREILQDKKALETASREVMHLNRNLESVVQERTEELSRSEQKFRRIFESSMDVIFILDDKGRFLDINPAGITTLGYDRDRLVGQMGLYDLCTSGESYASLFQELHTTGFVKDRECLFLASNGSELHLLLSATIRRGESGETLNYEGIAKDITSRVQMERQLQQADKLASLGQISTGIAHEINNPLGIILGYTQLLLREQAPRSQMHDDLKTIEKHTRNCKGIVEDLLKFSRSTPIRKIPVDVNSSLAEVISLLGHQFELDKIDIKTDLDGTIPKITGDAEKLKQVFMNLLMNAKQAISGKGEISVTTRRNGNSIDISISDSGSGIAPQVMNKIFDPFFTTKPVGEGTGLGLSVSYGIIQDHSGRIEVESRPGKGSTFTVILPLNEQSAAEEAL, encoded by the coding sequence ATGAGTGATTCATATCCCCTGGCCCCGGTTTGGTTTGTCGACGTAGTGGGATCGTCTCTTGTCATCGTATTTGCGTTCCTCGCCGTCACGTACGCAGCGAGACTGGCGCGTATTCAGAAGTCCCGTCTTATCTGGACATACATGCTCTGGTTGTGTGCTGCACTGGCTCTGTTCGGCCTGTCGCGCGGCGTGGGCCATATTGCAAAACGCTACCTTCTCATGATGGACATGCGTGATATATGGGTAAGTCTTCGCCCCTATTCCGGAGGCATTAATACCATTGCGTTCGTATTGGTGGCCTCAATAACGCTTTTCTTTCAGAGAGTTCAGAAGATCAACCGGGAAATACTGCAGGACAAGAAAGCCCTGGAAACGGCCAGCAGAGAAGTTATGCACCTGAACAGAAATCTGGAATCGGTCGTGCAGGAGCGCACAGAAGAACTGAGCCGATCCGAACAGAAATTCAGGAGAATCTTTGAAAGCTCTATGGATGTGATATTCATCCTGGATGATAAAGGCCGTTTTTTGGATATAAACCCTGCCGGTATAACCACCCTGGGATACGATCGCGATCGTCTTGTGGGACAAATGGGGCTCTACGATCTCTGTACATCGGGAGAATCCTACGCGAGTCTTTTCCAGGAACTCCATACTACGGGATTCGTAAAAGATAGAGAATGCCTTTTCCTGGCAAGCAACGGCTCCGAGCTGCATCTCTTGTTAAGTGCCACCATCAGAAGAGGCGAATCCGGAGAAACGCTCAACTATGAAGGTATAGCCAAGGACATTACTTCAAGAGTGCAGATGGAACGTCAGCTCCAACAGGCAGACAAGCTTGCGTCGCTGGGGCAGATTTCCACAGGAATTGCACATGAGATCAATAATCCGCTGGGGATAATACTTGGGTACACGCAGTTGCTGTTAAGGGAGCAAGCACCTCGAAGCCAGATGCATGACGATTTGAAGACGATCGAAAAGCATACTCGCAATTGCAAAGGCATAGTGGAAGACCTTCTGAAGTTCTCGAGAAGCACTCCTATCCGAAAGATTCCGGTCGACGTGAATAGTTCTCTTGCCGAGGTAATATCTCTCCTCGGCCATCAGTTCGAGTTGGACAAGATCGATATCAAGACCGACCTGGATGGTACCATCCCGAAAATAACGGGCGATGCGGAAAAACTCAAACAGGTCTTCATGAACTTGCTGATGAATGCCAAGCAGGCGATTTCCGGAAAAGGAGAAATCTCCGTCACGACGCGTAGGAATGGAAACTCAATCGACATCTCCATCTCGGATTCCGGATCGGGAATAGCTCCTCAAGTGATGAACAAGATTTTCGACCCGTTCTTCACCACCAAACCTGTCGGGGAAGGTACCGGACTGGGATTGTCGGTAAGTTACGGCATTATCCAGGACCACAGCGGCCGCATTGAAGTAGAAAGCCGGCCGGGAAAAGGGAGCACTTTTACTGTGATCTTACCGCTGAACGAGCAGTCGGCGGCAGAGGAGGCACTATGA